A single Caldanaerobius fijiensis DSM 17918 DNA region contains:
- a CDS encoding flagellar protein FlaG has protein sequence MNVIPAVNNVPAIKPVKGETDREVRLKKEGSDLQNSSEKDVDEVKKSALIKAVEDANKKIKDLNIRLELSVHEKTKDIVIRFINSETNEVVKEYPPEKYLDMIASLWELAGLFVDKKV, from the coding sequence GTGAATGTAATACCAGCCGTAAACAATGTTCCTGCTATAAAGCCGGTCAAGGGAGAGACGGATAGGGAAGTACGCCTTAAAAAAGAAGGTAGCGACTTGCAAAACAGTTCTGAGAAGGATGTTGATGAAGTCAAAAAGAGTGCGTTAATTAAAGCGGTTGAGGATGCCAATAAAAAGATTAAGGATCTCAATATAAGATTAGAACTTTCTGTTCATGAAAAGACCAAAGATATAGTTATAAGGTTTATCAATAGCGAGACCAACGAGGTAGTGAAAGAATATCCACCAGAGAAGTATCTGGATATGATAGCAAGTCTGTGGGAATTAGCGGGATTATTTGTGGACAAAAAGGTATAA
- the flgL gene encoding flagellar hook-associated protein FlgL → MTNNMMIDNMLMDLNNNLNRMMQTQKQMSSGVKFKAPSDDPIAVSRALILKSILHDNQQYTKNAQDGVSWLDLTDTALNQLTKDLQRVRELAVQGSNGTLSKEDSFSIAQEIQQIRDDMVKIGNTTYAGRYIFGGYNTQNPPLTVQPSDGTITYRGINGGVTPQEIEFEVGQGISIPVNVEAYQVFGTRDSANGKNDIFTDLDNLIDALNKGDTQAVSSMLGKIDDHLNNVLAVRADIGARQNRMQLILDRLQDDNLNYTDLLSKTQDVDIAEISMKLANDQNVYIASLMLGSKIIMPTLVEFIR, encoded by the coding sequence GTGACAAATAACATGATGATAGACAATATGCTAATGGATTTGAACAACAATTTAAACCGCATGATGCAGACACAGAAACAGATGTCTTCTGGAGTTAAGTTCAAGGCTCCTTCGGATGATCCCATAGCTGTTTCCAGGGCGCTAATTTTAAAGAGTATACTTCACGACAACCAACAATATACTAAAAATGCACAGGATGGCGTGTCATGGCTGGACCTTACTGATACGGCTTTAAATCAGCTGACAAAGGATTTGCAGAGGGTGAGGGAGCTGGCTGTACAGGGTTCTAATGGAACGTTGAGCAAAGAGGACTCTTTTAGTATAGCGCAGGAGATACAGCAGATAAGAGATGACATGGTCAAAATAGGCAATACCACATATGCAGGAAGGTATATATTTGGGGGATACAATACCCAAAATCCGCCTTTGACAGTGCAGCCGTCTGATGGCACAATTACGTACAGAGGGATTAACGGCGGCGTGACGCCCCAGGAGATTGAATTTGAGGTTGGACAGGGCATAAGCATACCTGTCAATGTAGAGGCATATCAGGTGTTTGGGACCAGGGACAGTGCTAACGGCAAAAATGATATTTTTACTGATTTAGATAATTTGATAGATGCCCTCAACAAGGGTGATACTCAGGCGGTATCTTCAATGCTGGGCAAAATCGACGATCATTTGAATAATGTTCTGGCTGTAAGAGCTGACATAGGTGCGCGGCAAAACAGGATGCAGCTTATATTGGATAGATTGCAGGACGACAACCTGAATTATACCGATCTTTTGTCAAAAACTCAGGATGTGGATATTGCTGAAATATCTATGAAGCTAGCCAACGATCAAAACGTGTATATAGCATCTCTTATGCTGGGTTCAAAGATAATAATGCCGACACTGGTAGAATTTATAAGATAG
- the flgK gene encoding flagellar hook-associated protein FlgK — MSSLFYGFEIAKTGLFASQKALDVTGHNVANANTPGYSRQQVVLEANAPQAYFNINTAYGSGQIGAGVSIQDITRVRDMFLDVQYRNENKAQGEWQARSDVLSAVEYIFNEPSDTGIKTVIGQFFDSLQELSKNPESLDARALVRQRAVALTDTINHMYSQLEDQQNQLKSQIQSTVDQINTYAKQIRELNEQIYKFEQMGDRANDLRDKRDYIVDQLSKLVNIKAYETAGGHYRVDIGGRPLVDHISSYEIFYKPDGTSLGEVFKWSVDGQGVDVESGTLKGMYDMAYDDKQGIPYYKNKLDEFAYTFATKFNEIHTNGYGLDGSSGVDFFKIDATLYTDTSHRGYAKVFAVSDDILNASNGLNKIAAAKKDGPNLPVDTGDNRNVIDLINLRHDPTVFNLDDQNKGTLDDYINSLISGLGVDSQQAKRMAENQAALTKQVDMLRKQVSGVSLDEEMTNMIRFQHSYEAAARMITAIDQMLDVLINNTGVVGR; from the coding sequence TCATAATGTGGCAAACGCCAATACACCCGGATATTCGAGACAACAGGTAGTGCTGGAAGCCAATGCTCCGCAGGCGTATTTTAATATAAATACGGCTTACGGTTCTGGGCAGATTGGAGCAGGTGTCAGCATTCAGGATATAACCAGGGTTAGGGACATGTTTCTGGACGTCCAGTACAGAAACGAGAATAAAGCTCAAGGGGAGTGGCAGGCCAGAAGCGATGTACTTTCAGCGGTGGAGTACATATTTAATGAACCCAGCGATACGGGTATAAAGACTGTGATAGGGCAGTTTTTCGATTCATTGCAAGAGCTGAGCAAGAACCCTGAAAGTCTCGATGCTAGGGCTCTGGTAAGGCAAAGGGCTGTGGCACTTACAGATACTATAAACCACATGTATAGCCAGCTGGAAGATCAACAAAATCAGCTTAAGAGCCAGATCCAGTCTACGGTGGATCAGATAAACACTTATGCTAAACAGATCAGAGAGTTAAACGAACAGATCTATAAATTTGAGCAAATGGGAGATAGAGCCAATGACTTAAGGGACAAGCGGGATTATATAGTTGACCAGCTGTCAAAGCTCGTCAATATAAAAGCTTATGAGACTGCTGGTGGTCATTACAGGGTAGATATAGGAGGAAGGCCGCTGGTAGACCATATTAGTTCATATGAGATATTTTACAAACCGGATGGCACCAGCCTCGGTGAGGTATTCAAGTGGTCTGTGGACGGCCAGGGCGTTGATGTGGAGAGCGGTACATTGAAAGGCATGTACGATATGGCCTATGATGATAAACAGGGCATCCCTTATTACAAGAATAAGTTAGATGAATTTGCTTATACCTTTGCAACGAAATTTAACGAGATACATACAAATGGATATGGGCTGGATGGATCATCGGGTGTGGATTTCTTTAAGATCGATGCAACTTTATATACCGACACATCCCATAGGGGCTATGCCAAGGTGTTTGCTGTATCTGACGATATTCTGAATGCTTCCAATGGGCTTAACAAGATAGCGGCGGCGAAGAAAGATGGTCCCAATTTGCCAGTAGACACAGGGGATAACAGGAATGTAATAGACCTCATAAATTTAAGGCATGATCCAACGGTCTTCAACCTGGATGACCAGAATAAAGGCACATTAGATGATTATATAAATTCACTCATATCAGGTCTTGGGGTGGACAGCCAGCAAGCTAAGAGAATGGCGGAAAACCAGGCGGCGCTTACCAAACAGGTGGATATGTTAAGGAAGCAGGTATCGGGGGTATCCCTGGACGAAGAGATGACCAATATGATCAGGTTCCAGCATTCTTACGAAGCAGCTGCCAGGATGATTACGGCTATTGATCAGATGCTGGATGTACTTATAAACAACACCGGTGTTGTCGGGAGGTGA
- the fliS gene encoding flagellar export chaperone FliS, protein MMINNPYQQYRTDAVMTASPEELTLMLYDGIIRFLNQAKEAILSRDMQTAHEKLIRVQDILNELNATLDRSYDIASNLASIYDFMIRKTIEANIKKDVNIIDEVLEFARDLRNTWQQAMKIARKDSAR, encoded by the coding sequence ATGATGATTAACAATCCGTACCAGCAATACAGGACTGATGCGGTGATGACCGCTTCGCCTGAAGAGCTTACATTGATGCTTTACGATGGAATTATACGGTTTTTAAATCAAGCGAAAGAGGCTATATTATCGCGGGATATGCAGACAGCCCATGAGAAATTGATAAGGGTACAGGATATATTAAATGAGCTCAATGCTACACTGGACAGAAGCTATGATATAGCCTCTAATTTAGCCAGTATATACGACTTTATGATTCGCAAAACTATAGAGGCCAATATAAAAAAAGACGTAAATATTATAGATGAGGTATTGGAATTTGCAAGAGACCTTCGAAATACATGGCAGCAGGCTATGAAAATCGCCAGGAAGGATAGCGCGAGATAG
- the fliD gene encoding flagellar filament capping protein FliD — MISPINTLRITGLATGLDIDSIVKQLMQVQRIPLDKLEQKKQILEWQRDDYRSINTAISALRDLTFNMTLQGTYLKYKADVTATPGSTNGNAGAVSATPGASAVEGSYTITVNNLAKPASLVSTSDVTIDPTKKLSEQGITSVDFTITVYQVDANGNPIKDSSGAQIKYLATFSSTGTDTNGSYKVDTSMTLNDIINKINSAKDASGNSLGVKASFDAVLKRFVLTTTGMGGNAKIEVTDNNSTTFMSGTLKLSSNGSTTISASGSDASYSYTNKQINLTVSNLTSHTNTVTINGTTYNLLALGSADVTIKKDTDAIYQSIKDFIDKYNNTIDTIYKKYTEPRYPDYLPLTDDQKQQLTDTQQQQWTEKAKSGLLKGDDMLGSIMANMRKIMSATVGDSSFTYRTMYQIGLSTSSYWIDKTGKIIIDEAKLKDAINNNLDAVIKLFTNPFPTDSSGKIIQSQKSQGGLAVQLKDYLDSAIKQLKDKAGTSDMLYDNSYISQQIQQYNQQISDMQARLTEMENRYYEQFTRLETAMQQMNAQSAWLAQQLGGGK; from the coding sequence GTGATAAGCCCTATAAACACGCTCAGGATAACTGGCCTTGCAACAGGTCTTGATATAGATTCCATAGTAAAGCAGCTGATGCAGGTTCAGCGCATACCTTTGGACAAGCTGGAACAGAAAAAACAGATACTGGAGTGGCAGAGAGATGACTACAGGAGTATAAATACTGCCATAAGCGCATTGAGGGACCTGACCTTCAATATGACGCTTCAGGGGACTTATTTGAAGTATAAAGCTGATGTAACGGCGACACCTGGAAGCACTAACGGCAATGCGGGTGCAGTTTCAGCAACACCAGGGGCATCGGCTGTGGAAGGTAGTTATACTATTACAGTAAATAATTTGGCTAAACCTGCAAGTCTGGTGAGCACGTCAGATGTTACGATAGACCCGACAAAAAAGTTATCTGAACAAGGTATTACTTCAGTAGATTTTACTATAACTGTATATCAGGTAGATGCCAATGGGAATCCCATAAAAGACAGCAGTGGAGCTCAAATTAAGTATTTAGCAACATTTAGTTCAACAGGTACAGATACTAATGGTTCTTATAAAGTAGATACAAGTATGACTTTAAATGATATTATAAACAAGATAAATAGCGCCAAAGATGCTAGTGGTAATAGCCTTGGTGTAAAGGCTTCTTTTGATGCTGTGCTAAAGAGATTTGTGCTCACCACTACTGGTATGGGTGGTAATGCAAAGATTGAAGTAACAGATAATAATTCAACGACATTTATGAGTGGTACTTTAAAGCTATCATCCAATGGCAGCACTACGATTTCGGCGTCTGGAAGTGATGCTTCTTATAGCTATACTAACAAGCAAATAAATTTGACTGTTTCCAACCTTACTTCCCATACTAATACCGTCACGATAAACGGTACTACATATAACCTCCTTGCATTAGGTAGTGCCGATGTTACCATAAAGAAGGACACCGATGCCATATATCAATCCATAAAAGACTTTATAGATAAATACAACAACACAATAGATACAATTTATAAGAAGTATACAGAGCCCAGGTATCCCGATTATCTTCCGCTGACAGATGACCAGAAGCAGCAGCTTACGGATACCCAGCAGCAACAGTGGACGGAGAAGGCAAAAAGCGGATTGCTAAAGGGCGATGATATGCTTGGCAGCATAATGGCAAATATGAGGAAAATAATGTCTGCTACTGTAGGTGATTCTTCATTTACGTATAGAACTATGTACCAGATAGGTCTAAGTACATCCAGTTATTGGATTGATAAAACGGGCAAGATCATCATAGATGAGGCTAAGTTGAAAGATGCTATTAATAACAACCTGGATGCCGTTATAAAGCTTTTTACAAATCCATTTCCCACAGATTCCAGCGGCAAAATAATCCAATCGCAAAAATCTCAAGGTGGGTTGGCCGTACAGCTCAAGGACTATCTGGATTCTGCTATAAAACAGCTTAAAGACAAAGCAGGGACCAGTGATATGCTTTATGATAACAGCTACATATCTCAGCAGATACAGCAATACAATCAGCAGATATCCGACATGCAGGCACGCCTGACAGAGATGGAAAATAGGTATTATGAGCAGTTTACGCGGCTTGAAACTGCTATGCAGCAGATGAATGCTCAAAGTGCATGGCTTGCCCAGCAGTTAGGAGGTGGTAAATGA
- a CDS encoding zinc-ribbon domain-containing protein → MYQDKVLVCKDCGKEFTWTAGEQEFYAEKGFQNAPVRCKACRTARKQNHRNNGGFRQRRASSMEL, encoded by the coding sequence ATGTATCAGGACAAAGTTTTAGTATGTAAGGATTGCGGGAAGGAGTTTACCTGGACCGCGGGTGAGCAGGAGTTTTATGCTGAAAAAGGATTTCAGAATGCTCCGGTGAGGTGCAAGGCGTGTAGGACTGCGAGAAAGCAAAACCACAGGAACAACGGTGGTTTCAGGCAGCGCCGAGCAAGTTCAATGGAATTATAA
- a CDS encoding glycosyltransferase family 4 protein, producing MKILIASIWMYPFPGSVSSHIRALKVMLERLSHSVDVVFPDYPECQDTSLIKFYEKARHSLADKVELKLRSTKYDVISCHDVMSFLACLFLNVNAPQLLTVHGYMSDDALAAKLVAENSAEEKYLRYCERIAYQNAPAIIAVDANIRDYIKSIAGIKKIIVLKSFVDMELFKPMERDEGFKKKLGIPDNRFVILCPRRLTAKNGINYLLEAFRILLDRNVKAYLVIAGDGEERKNLINMAESLGLTGHYLMLGSVNHSIMPMFYAIADVVCIPSVVIGNMSADTPISALEGMMCGKVVVASDIGGIKDIIKNGINGILVKQRDPYAIADGIMRVLRDEGLRHYLERNAYATALQGHSSIFAAKIYLKIFERLLGEN from the coding sequence ATGAAAATTCTCATCGCTTCGATATGGATGTATCCATTTCCAGGCAGTGTTTCGTCTCACATAAGAGCATTAAAAGTCATGCTAGAACGTTTGAGCCACAGTGTAGATGTGGTTTTTCCTGATTATCCTGAATGCCAAGACACTTCGCTCATAAAATTTTATGAGAAAGCCAGGCATTCACTGGCCGATAAGGTGGAATTGAAACTGAGATCTACTAAGTACGATGTAATAAGCTGCCACGATGTAATGTCATTTCTTGCTTGTCTGTTTTTAAACGTGAATGCGCCACAGCTGCTTACTGTTCACGGCTACATGAGCGATGATGCGTTGGCTGCAAAACTTGTGGCTGAAAATTCTGCTGAGGAGAAATACCTCAGGTATTGCGAGCGAATCGCCTATCAGAATGCACCTGCAATAATTGCAGTTGATGCAAATATAAGGGATTACATAAAGTCTATTGCAGGTATAAAAAAGATAATCGTATTAAAAAGTTTCGTGGATATGGAACTTTTTAAGCCTATGGAGAGGGATGAGGGGTTTAAGAAAAAGTTGGGTATACCTGATAATAGGTTTGTGATATTGTGTCCTCGAAGGCTTACAGCAAAAAATGGGATAAATTATCTTTTGGAGGCTTTCAGGATATTGCTGGACCGGAATGTAAAAGCATATCTTGTGATAGCAGGTGATGGAGAAGAGCGAAAAAATCTTATAAACATGGCTGAAAGCCTTGGCCTAACAGGCCATTATTTGATGCTGGGATCTGTAAACCATTCTATAATGCCTATGTTTTACGCCATCGCTGATGTGGTCTGTATACCATCTGTTGTTATAGGAAATATGAGTGCAGACACACCCATATCTGCTCTTGAAGGGATGATGTGCGGCAAAGTAGTCGTCGCTTCGGACATTGGTGGGATAAAAGATATAATAAAGAATGGGATAAATGGCATTTTGGTTAAACAGAGGGATCCTTATGCTATAGCCGATGGAATTATGAGAGTATTAAGAGATGAGGGCTTAAGGCACTATTTAGAAAGAAATGCTTATGCCACAGCCCTTCAGGGGCATTCCAGTATTTTTGCTGCTAAGATCTATTTGAAAATATTTGAGAGATTGCTTGGTGAAAATTAA